The Limanda limanda chromosome 21, fLimLim1.1, whole genome shotgun sequence genome contains the following window.
ATATCAGAgagtgtacatgtgtgtgtgtgtgtttgtgttatagGATGAAAACCTCCTGCCACGGAAGTTCTTTGAAGTTGACTTTCCTACGATCGTGGCCAGgaaaatacacaatataaaGTAAGACAAACTGTCTTTTTAATAATGTCCTTACTCTGTGACACGCATGATCCAAAACAGCCACAGATCCCACCCTCACTTTAGAAAGTCTCAGGCTACATGTCATACAGCAGGACATTGTTGTCCCAGTTTCTTCTCAGCCCTCTCTGGCTTTGGCATTGTAATGTTGGGTAGAGATCAGCAGGGGGAGACAAACAGAATTCTATCAGCCTTCATGTGTACTGCATAATATTGTATCttatttagggctgggcaagttaactcgttttaattgagttaactcaagtgatgagttaactcgattgtttatccgccaattattttcttttttccagttctgcagcagtcagcaacagactttcacaaaataaaagcctgactttcacaataaaacaataaataatcaaacctgagttaatgcgagattaaataattaatcgagttaactcatcacttgagttaactcgattaaaacgagttaacttgcccagccctaatcttattatatttttattacatatgaatatatataaattactaTTATTGATGCATTCTATATAAGCAGCTGCATAGTTCAaacacagatgttttttatgCGACAGTaagtacatttattaaaattattatagAACAGAAGCTAAAATTAGTTATCTATGAGTTATCTCTTCTCTGCAACTGACATAGCAaaacactaaatattatgaCCCTTGGGAAAGTAATGGCTTGTTTAATTTTAGTGTTTTACCTAAAGCAACAAAGTGTATATAATCTCTATATCtctatataaacatgtttttctggAGGTTTTCAAATGGAGGACAGAAGATGGTTTGCAAGTAAACGGCCTGAATGTAGTGTACTTTAGGTTTATTGGTGATATACAGTATTGAATGTgaatcttttaaaatatgatgttgttttgtttgatcaGGACAAAACCACCCCTTTCCAAACCCATCATCGAAACCCACTCAACAGACTCCTTACTACTAggtacaacaacagctacagtCCCAAATAGACTTGACATACCCACGTGGTTTGGCTCTGAATATAATTCTTTCCATGCCAGAGAATCTCTCtaaggttttgtgtttgtttgttcagatTCCCACAGCCTCGACTCAGACAGGTACTGCATCATCGGAGCGGACCTCAGAGACATCTCCACCATGGATGAAAAACTGAAGAAGTTCCAGCTTAACCCAGAGTACGTGACAGACATCGGTTCCTCTCAATTTAAAATTCAGCTAAGGAAATGGGTCGGTTTTGAAGAAGTTAATATGAGGTCAATGTGATTTTTTCAGAATTTGTACTTAACTTGTCACTATTGGAATCCATCGTAACTTATGTCAATCTAGCATTTGTGAAGGACAGCTTTTCACAGCCATACTTTAATTTTCCAGTAGAATTGTTTTACCAGAAGTGGTTtacaaagatacatttttattttccaaaagtAAATTTTAGAGCATTCTTTCTTTTGAATGACGGGCAGTTTTCTATGGAGAGGAAAGCTCCCACTGAGACTCTCAGGTCGTAACTTAATTTTTCTCTATTTCAGGAAAGTGTCATGTGTAAACTTTTCGATTTTAAATTAGaatattttgtagttttaagatAATAGAGTATGAAAGAATTTCAGAGTTGAACTTGGTTTGAAGGCAGTGTGTCTGAAGGGTTGTCATGAAACTCCCAATTTTAACCATTTTTTGTGGCTGTTCCTGTCATAACCATCACCACAGAGGTTATGTTTGTCTGTTGACTGCTAGTGTGCTATATACTAAAAACTTGGAAAATGTCAGTGTTAGAAATGGTCAGATACCAATAGCAGCATCAGAAATGCCTCGGTTACTGCCAAAAACACCAGATTGTTTTTACTTGGTAGATGTTTAGTCTCTTGGTGCTTTCTTTTAATAATAGCTATGTTGTGCTCATATATTATTATGTGTGACATTTCCATCTCCAGACTACCTACATTGTTCCTGTCAGAGTGTGTGCTGGTTTACATGAGGCCCAACCAGTCCGCCAACCTACTTCACTGGGCAGCAGAGACATTCCACACGGCCATGTTCATCAGCTACGAACAGGTGAACAAAACGACCACAACATGATCCCAATACAGCAGGGGAAGACTTATGTTATCCATTACGCAACTGTGTACCAATGTGCAATTTTTATAGATAAAAGCTTGAGATAAGATTTAATGCTGTAGCGTTTCTCAAAGAAACCACATAAGATTTCAGCGCTCACTACTTTCTGTGTATCCAGGTGAACATGAGTGATCGATTCGGTCAGGTGATGATCGAGAACCTGCAGCGCCGCCAGTGCACCCTCGCGGGAGTGGAGGCCTGTCAATCGTTGGACTCTCAGGTAAACTATAAAGATCCGCTGGAATTACCTGTGATTTagtacaaacattttaattgtagAAAACCAGAGGGTTCCATAGGATCCTAACACTTTTCTGCATAAATATATTCACGACCAAGGCAACAGTTTATGCGCAAGTCTAGTCTAAAGTCAAGTCTGAAATACAGGGTCGATCTGATGGTTTCTTTGGATCGGGGTATATATATGAGTTGCTCGGTGTATCATTTACTTTTCAACTTCTCAGaatattcagattttgtaatgttGAAGTGTGCTGTTTGCAGAGGGAGCGCTTTCTGAAGACGGGCTGGGAGCAGGCGGACGCTCTGGACATGATGACCGTCTACAGTTTACTCCCTCAGGACGACGTGGCGAGGTAGTGCATCAAAGTCTATCTGTCAAAGTTCAGAACACCTTTAATCCCTTTTGTAAGgactaaaataaaaacctgatgGTGTCATGGTGGAACCAGACACTGGAGAacattatgtgtttgtgtgttctctggTATTAAGTCAACATAAGGTGAAATACTGAGTacaatcttttttaaatttcctgCAGAATTGAGCGACTGGAGTTCCTGGATGAAAAGGAGCTGCTGCAACAGCTTCTTCAACATTACAGCATCTGCTGGGCCTTCAAGGACAAACTCAACCTGGGTAATGAACAAGTATCTTTCTCTTTTTGGAATTGCAGAAAAAATAGTTTTGTTCGATAACATAAGTAATATATACATCAGGGAATTCTAAAGCTATGTGTATGAAACAAATGGAGAATAATAAACTTGATAGGTATATCTTTTCCTTTGTTCTCTTAAAGATACACTTTACAATTCTAcattaaaatgtccaaaaaaactAGACcagaaataatataataatttcacagttttgtgttcagtgtatttc
Protein-coding sequences here:
- the lcmt1 gene encoding leucine carboxyl methyltransferase 1, whose amino-acid sequence is MAARRPFTDSDTSDEAVRATCDDATICKRFATSKSYWKDPYIQYFVRSVGERKAPEINRGYYARVQGVNHLLDAFIRKAECDCQVVNLGAGLDTTFWRLKDENLLPRKFFEVDFPTIVARKIHNIKTKPPLSKPIIETHSTDSLLLDSHSLDSDRYCIIGADLRDISTMDEKLKKFQLNPELPTLFLSECVLVYMRPNQSANLLHWAAETFHTAMFISYEQVNMSDRFGQVMIENLQRRQCTLAGVEACQSLDSQRERFLKTGWEQADALDMMTVYSLLPQDDVARIERLEFLDEKELLQQLLQHYSICWAFKDKLNLGLSQLAF